In the Drosophila takahashii strain IR98-3 E-12201 chromosome 3R, DtakHiC1v2, whole genome shotgun sequence genome, one interval contains:
- the LOC108064376 gene encoding zinc finger protein Paris, which yields MEDLCRICGGHSKSLVGIFDEQERQNFEGGGEPNLAEMVRTCADVQLDPEDSLPQKICIACVHDARTAYGFKRRCEESYRKFYSALSKHKIVKEEPNEDYLVIEELFDGDLEAKEEFIEETPPSTPAKEDSPIIAAKKNKPKVTSRASRQPKARRNLPIKCELCIKEFKHPRNLLEHMKVHSNSHVCQNCGERFLFKADLDKHVCYHTSDSTVECRVCLKVFSNTQSLDKHKCQEMKERIFQCPHCPQTFTQEQQLQAHLLSHPDSSQSNGPHKCSYCDAGFFNKSALQVHIHAHMGERPHSCPFCASNFRSKQALKVHIRTHTGEKPYKCPHCQKSFSDNNNLAKHRRRHTDERPYKCSICLQEFREKHHLKRHFLGKHRDGDQQLELE from the exons ATGGAGGATTTGTGCCGAATTTGCGGCGGACACTCCAAATCATTGGTGGGCATATTCGACGAGCAGGAGAGGCAGAACTttgaaggaggaggagaaccAAATCTCGCCGAGATGGTCAGGACATGTGCCGACGTCCAGTTGGATCCTGAAGATTCCCTGCCGCAAAAAATCTGCATTGCCTGTGTCCACGATGCACGAACCGCCTACGGATTCAAGCGAAGATGCGAGGAAAGCTACAGGAAGTTCTACTCCGCGTTAAGTAAACACAAGATTGTCAAGGAGGAACCGAACGAAGACTACCTGGTAATTGAGGAACTATTTGACGGAGATCTGGAAGCGAAGGAGGAGTTTATTGAGGAAACTCCCCCGAGCACACCTGCCAAAGAAGATTCACCTATAATTGCTGCCAAAAAGAACAAACCAAAAGTCACAAGTAGAGCAAGCAGACAGCCAAAAGCTAGAAGAAACCTGCCCATCAAGTGCGAGCTCTGCATCAAGGAGTTCAAGCACCCAAGAAACCTCCTGGAACACATGAA AGTCCACAGCAATTCCCACGTATGCCAAAACTGCGGAGAGCGTTTTCTGTTCAAAGCCGATCTGGACAAGCACGTTTGCTATCACACCAGCGATTCCACCGTTGAGTGCCGTGTTTGCCTGAAGGTCTTTTCAAATACCCAAAGCCTGGACAAGCACAAATGCCAGGAGATGAAGGAACGGATCTTCCAGTGCCCTCACTGCCCACAGACCTTCAcccaggagcagcagctccaGGCCCACCTGCTGAGCCACCCGGATTCCAGCCAGAGCAACGGGCCACACAAATGCTCGTATTGCGACGCGGGATTCTTCAACAAGTCCGCCCTCCAGGTGCACATCCACGCCCACATGGGCGAGCGGCCGCACTCCTGCCCCTTCTGCGCCTCCAACTTCCGTTCGAAGCAGGCTCTCAAGGTCCACATCCGCACGCACACCGGCGAGAAGCCCTACAAGTGTCCACATTGCCAAAAGAGCTTCTCGGACAACAATAACCTGGCCAAGCACCGGCGACGCCACACGGACGAAAGGCCCTACAAGTGCTCAATCTGCCTGCAGGAATTCCGGGAGAAGCACCATCTAAAGCGGCACTTTCTGGGCAAGCATCGGGATGGCGACCAGCAACTGGAGTTGGAGTGA
- the Calr gene encoding calreticulin produces the protein MMWCKTVVVLLATVGFISAEVYLKENFDNENWEDNWIYSKHPGKEFGKFVLTPGAFYNDAEADKGIQTSQDARFYAASRKFDGFSNEDKPLVVQFSVKHEQNIDCGGGYVKLFDCSLDQTDMHGESPYEIMFGPDICGPGTKKVHVIFSYKGKNHLISKDIRCKDDVYTHFYTLIVRPDNTYEVLIDNEKVESGNLEDDWDFLAPKKIKDPAATKPEDWDDKPTIADPDDKKPEDWDKAEHIPDPDATKPEDWDDEMDGEWEPPMIDNPEFKGEWQPKQLDNPNYKGAWEHPEIANPEYVADDKLYLRKEICVLGFDLWQVKSGTIFDNVLITDDVELAAKIAGEVKTTQAGEKKVKEAQDEVQRKKDEEEAKKASDKDDEDEDDDDEEKDESKQDKDQSEHDEL, from the exons ATGATGTGGTGCAAAACTGTTGTTGTGTTGCTGGCGACGGTCGGCTTTATTAGTGCCGAAGTCTACCTGAAGGAGAACTTCGACAATG AAAACTGGGAGGATAACTGGATCTACAGCAAGCATCCTGGCAAGGAGTTCGGAAAATTCGTCCTCACCCCCGGAGCCTTCTACAACGATGCTGAGGCCGACAAAG GCATTCAGACCTCTCAGGACGCCCGCTTCTACGCGGCCAGCCGCAAGTTCGATGGCTTCTCCAACGAGGACAAGCCCCTCGTGGTGCAGTTCTCCGTGAAGCACGAGCAGAACATCGACTGCGGCGGCGGCTACGTGAAGCTGTTCGACTGCTCCCTGGACCAGACCGACATGCACGGCGAGTCGCCGTACGAGATCATGTTCGGCCCCGACATCTGCGGTCCCGGCACCAAGAAGGTCCACGTGATCTTCAGCTACAAGGGCAAGAACCACTTGATCAGCAAAGACATCCGCTGCAAAGATGACGTGTACACCCACTTCTACACGCTGATTGTGCGTCCCGACAACACCTACGAGGTGCTCATCGACAACGAGAAGGTCGAGTCCGGCAACCTGGAGGACGACTGGGACTTCCTGGCCCCCAAGAAGATCAAGGATCCCGCTGCCACCAAGCCCGAGGACTGGGATGACAAG CCCACCATCGCCGATCCCGATGACAAGAAGCCCGAGGACTGGGACAAGGCCGAGCACATCCCCGACCCCGATGCCACCAAGCCCGAGGACTGGGACGACGAGATGGACGGCGAGTGGGAGCCCCCGATGATCGACAACCCCGAGTTCAAGGGAGAGTGGCAGCCGAAGCAGCTGGACAACCCCAACTACAAGGGCGCCTGGGAGCATCCCGAGATCGCCAATCCCGAGTATGTGGCCGACGATAAGCTGTATCTGCGCAAGGAGATCTGCGTCCTGGGCTTCGACCTCTGGCAGGTCAAGTCCGGCACCATCTTCGACAACGTCCTCATTACCGACGACGTGGAGCTGGCCGCCAAGATTGCCGGCGAGGTGAAGACCACCCAGGCCGGCGAGAAGAAGGTGAAGGAGGCCCAGGACGAGGTGCAGCGCAagaaggacgaggaggaggcgaAAAAGGCATCCGACAAGgatgacgaggacgaggatgaCGACGATGAGGAGAAGGATGAATCTAAGCAAGACAAAGATCAAAGCGAACACGACGAATTGTAA
- the LOC108064382 gene encoding gamma-interferon-inducible lysosomal thiol reductase isoform X2: MLKLATALSLLLLILSFGWAELEDEHESREKRQSNKLHVTLLYESLCPDSRNFMHQLGPVYEEFQDYLDILLVPFGKSQSERNGAIFHCQHGPAECKGNRLQSCVINSTGNQAAQVKFVVCQMLAPDYSRIDQCANEAGLLTDVVHCLSSETGTKLQLQAELVTKQYSPSFIPTIVYNGVFDQQLQDHSLRDFRGTVCYLLRQQNLLPSSSTICQ, translated from the exons ATGCTCAAGTTAGCCACTGCCTTAAGCCTCCTTCTCCTGATCCTGTCCTTTGGCTGGGCAGAGCTCGAGGATGAGCATGAGTCCAGGGAAAAGCGGCAGTCGAACAAG CTCCACGTAACGCTGCTCTACGAGTCCTTGTGTCCGGACAGCAGAAACTTCATGCACCAGCTGGGACCCGTTTACGAGGAGTTCCAGGACTACCTTGACATCTTACTAGTGCCCTTTGGCAAATCCCAGTCGGAGCGGAATGGAGCCATCTTCCACTGCCAGCACGGACCGGCCGAGTGCAAGGGCAATCGCCTCCAGAGTTGCGTCATCAACAGCACCGGAAACCAGGCGGCCCAGGTGAAATTCGTGGTTTGCCAGATGCTGGCTCCGGATTACTCCCGCATCGATCAG TGTGCCAATGAGGCGGGCCTGCTCACCGATGTTGTCCACTGCCTGTCCAGCGAGACGGGCACCAAATTGCAGCTGCAGGCGGAGCTGGTGACCAAACAGTACAGCCCGAGCTTCATTCCCACCATCGTCTACAATGGC GTCTTCGATCAGCAGCTGCAGGACCATTCGCTGCGCGATTTCCGCGGCACGGTTTGCTATTTGTTGCGTCAACAAAACTTgctgcccagcagcagcacaatCTGCCAGTAG
- the LOC108064370 gene encoding uncharacterized protein isoform X1 produces the protein MAASNSNTKSPMEHHSEGCDEVDFIKTTHNNNNDYEDLVGVSQAVINTKATAAAAATPAAATSAATTATPNNEPNSNTLKKAKERRTLFHFGSSSSSKKLSQSKSQDSQEKDNASSPAAPLPPVPIGTPPRQHKFVKSNSLARLLGNTYNAKKFEKQEQKRLASSGGSEGGKFNTYSGRRGRGGPYLERFKRVSKEDGDVAGEDDTVRVTNVITLTTDSRDLLYGSRQEHVGRTGGHDVQHDQLSSKAIRTLTRSLGKLWRRTHSVDISTPDPEFKVSYLGNVLTGWAKAGEGCVEKQLNTLWRNYTQHSKPDVIMRLKVCASGLKATTRQHGLTEYWAHRITYCCAPKNYPRVFCWIYRHEGRKLKHELRCHAVLCSKEKIAQDICDTLRENLDSALREFKREKILKQNARLSLANAVYDNPSLPRRKIMLSVGGNNYRPPLERSKSAPKLMAIEEAIGEEEGDEIEDTNEPEMMPCCQKDSLYPAMTLGRRRCRRGHSIRRTGKIQSSSPCCSSHMAKELPQEEKAKKMASVSSPANDGSDSDDFEKLLKFDTTLSNELLPYFDMQLHKNSSQSMVSLSDLKEEEDGEPLSLLPTINSDPSADPEADYNAEDHEVPAARRSGVCSDGEEDFLDDADDHYFRHAAMLTMLHRSSMRKMRVGDQASLKYRHQAQSSISSNASSSTTASTSAAAAGGGSNQQGLASPDSDEGSISSGCETASTVTNANHEEFNGKRENEPSQLDRSPDLELEQAQVLEQMMIYQRLEQQLRNNSGGDATNYSSSSSITLKRSNSGSDELELDKQESREHPDEGSDSDESGYVEFQEKERPGQQPLISEASVTLAKIATVKPQIPPKPAPRRSLTGASVGGQAAGKAPGTAV, from the exons ATGGCagccagcaacagcaacaccaaatCCCCAATGGAGCATCATTCCGAGGGTTGTGATGAGGTTGACTTTATAAAGACCAcgcacaacaataacaacgatTATGAGGATTTAGTTGGCGTGAGTCAAGCGGTGATAAACACCaaagcaacagcagcggcagcagcaacaccagcagcagcaacatcagcagcaacaacagcaacaccaaacAACGAACCAAACAGCAACACCCTGAAAAAGGCCAAGGAGCGTCGCACCCTCTTTCAtttcggcagcagcagcagcagcaagaagCTGAGTCAGAGCAAGTCACAAGATAGCCAGGAGAAGGATAATGCCTCATCTCCTGCTGCTCCCCTGCCGCCGGTGCCCATTGGAACACCGCCGCGACAGCACAAGTTCGTGAAGAGCAACAGCTTGGCCAGGTTGCTGGGCAACACGTACAATGCCAAGAAGTTCGAGAAGCAGGAGCAGAAGCGTCTGGCCTCGTCCGGCGGTTCGGAGGGCGGCAAGTTCAACACGTACAGCGGGAGGCGTGGTCGAGGGGGTCCCTATCTGGAGCGTTTCAAGCGGGTGTCCAAGGAGGATGGCGATGTGGCCGGCGAGGATGACACGGTGAGGGTGACGAATGTCATAACCCTAACCACGGATTCGCGGGATCTGCTCTACGGCAGCCGGCAAGAGCATGTGGGTCGCACTGGCGGTCATGACGTTCAGCACGATCAACTCAGCTCCAAGGCCATTCGCACGTTAACGAGGAGCTTGGGAAAACTCTGGAGGCGCACGCACAGCGTGGATATCAGCACACCGGATCCGGAGTTCAAGGTGTCCTACCTGGGGAATGTCCTAACCGGCTGGGCCAAGG CAGGTGAGGGTTGTGTGGAAAAGCAGCTGAACACCCTGTGGCGTAACTACACCCAGCACTCCAAGCCGGACGTGATCATGCGACTGAAGGTGTGTGCCTCCGGGCTGAAGGCCACCACCCGGCAGCACGGCCTTACGGAGTACTGGGCGCATAGGATCACCTACTGCTGCGCACCGAAGAACTATCCGCGGGTCTTCTGCTGGATCTATCGCCACGAGGGCAGGAAGCTGAAGCACGAGCTCCGCTGCCATGCGGTGCTCTGCAGCAAGGAGAAGATTGCCCAGGACATTTGCGATACCCTGAGG GAAAACCTGGACAGCGCTTTGCGGGAATTTAAGCGTGAGAAAATTCTTAAGCAAAACGCTCGCTTGAGTTTGGCCAACGCCGTCTACGACAACCCGAGCTTGCCGCGCCGCAAGATCATGCTGAGTGTTGGCGGCAACAACTACCGACCGCCGCTGGAGCGCTCCAAGTCGGCGCCCAAGCTGATGGCCATCGAGGAGGCCATTGGCGAGGAGGAGGGCGACGAGATCGAGGACACCAATGAGCCGGAGATGATGCCCTGCTGTCAGAAGGACTCCCTCTATCCGGCGATGACTTTGGGCAGGCGCCGTTGTCGTCGCGGTCACTCGATTCGGCGAACGGGCAAGATTCAGTCCTCCTCGCCCTGCTGCAGTTCGCACATGGCCAAGGAGCTGCCCCAGGAGGAGAAGGCCAAGAAGATGGCTTCTGTGAGCAGTCCAGCCAACGATGGCTCCGATTCGGATGACTTTGAGAAGCTGCTGAAGTTCGACACGACTCTGAGCAACGAGCTGTTGCCCTACTTCGATATGCAGCTCCACAAGAACAGCAGCCAGAGCATGGTGAGCCTCAGCGAtctgaaggaggaggaggacggcGAGCCGCTGAGCCTGCTGCCCACGATCAACAGCGATCCCAGCGCCGATCCGGAGGCGGATTACAATGCCGAGGATCACGAGGTGCCCGCCGCCCGTCGCAGTGGCGTCTGCAGCGACGGAGAGGAGGACTTCCTGGACGATGCGGACGACCATTACTTCCGGCATGCGGCCATGCTGACCATGCTGCACCGCAGTTCGATGCGGAAGATGAGGGTGGGCGATCAGGCGAGCCTCAAGTACCGCCACCAGGCGCAGTCATCGATCTCCTCGAATGCGTCGAGCTCGACGACGGCCAGCActtcggcggcggcggcgggcgGGGGATCCAACCAACAGGGTCTGGCCAGTCCGGACAGCGACGAGGGATCCATATCGAGCGGCTGCGAGACGGCCAGCACAGTCACGAATGCCAATCACGAGGAATTCAACGGCAAGCGGGAAAACGAGCCCAGCCAGCTAGATCGATCGCCGGATTTGGAGCTGGAACAGGCGCAGGTGCTGGAGCAGATGATGATCTACCAAAGactggagcagcagctgcgCAACAACAGCGGCGGCGATGCCACGAACTACAGCAGCTCCAGCAGCATCACGCTGAAGCGCAGCAATTCCGGCAGCGATGAACTCGAGCTAGACAAGCAGGAGAGCAGGGAGCATCCGGATGAGGGCTCCGACAGCGACGAGAGCGGCTATGTGGAGTTCCAGGAGAAGGAGCGACCGGGTCAGCAGCCGCTCATCAGCGAGGCCAGCGTAACTCTGGCCAAGATTGCGACCGTAAAGCCACAGATTCCACCAAAGCCGGCTCCACGTCGCTCGCTCACCGGCGCTTCGGTGGGCGGACAAGCCGCTGGCAAGGCACCGGGCACCGCCGTCTGA
- the Kmn2 gene encoding uncharacterized protein Kmn2: MESLSLQQLIDLQNIQKELNSNKDVYLKLYRQVLKDKFKTDLNNLVRADFDIVKSELKVPQLPPLPIEDETTQSTTQFSDVVKDYDFTMDCLSLL; encoded by the exons ATGGAAA GTCTATCGCTGCAGCAGTTGATCGATCTGCAGAACATCCAAAAGGAGCTAAACAGCAACAAGGACGTCTACCTAAAGCTTTACCGTCAAGTGCTCAAGGATAAATTCAAAACAGATCTTAACAATTTG GTGCGAGCTGATTTCGACATAGTAAAATCGGAACtaaaagttccacaattgccACCCCTCCCCATCGAAGACGAGACAACGCAATCCACGACACAG TTCAGTGATGTGGTGAAGGACTACGACTTTACCATGGACTGCTTGTCCTTGCTGTAG
- the PIG-H gene encoding uncharacterized protein PIG-H isoform X2, whose product MEPQVTIHRYYSRQAKYEGAVDADLELCIKHCGGDVVRIELVNRQHGIQLQRKLRRLLLLLFLAIAYFVGVCGLEDRKFGILQPRILYPLVTCVSVAILMLRSTLNLVQAERLFYSWDMALQTETVRSFGRESVLCVQRGHIQDIVLNEVIEDVGTAHIYNLLYYKLLASYIAFQNMPRKIDGWT is encoded by the exons ATGGAACCCCAAGTAACGATCCACAGATATTACAGCCGGCAAGCCAAGTATGAGGGAGCCGTGGACGCCGATTTGGAGCTGTGCATCAAGCACTGTGGCGGCGATGTGGTGCGCATCGAGTTGGTGAACCGACAGCATGGAATCCAGCTGCAGCGCAAGTTGcgccggctgctgctgctcctcttcCTGGCCATCGCTTACTTTGTCGGAGTCTGCGGATTGGAGGACAGAAAGTTTGGCATCCTGCAGCCCAGAATCCTGTACCCACTGGTTACTTGTGTTTCCGTGGCCATCCTGATGCTCCGTTCCACCCTGAATTTGGTGCAGGCGGAGCGGCTGTTCTACAGCTGGGACATGGCGCTGCAGACGGAGACGGTGCGGTCCTTCGGCAGGGAGTCCGTCCTCTGCGTCCAGCGAGGACACATCCAGGACATAGTGCTAAACGAAGTCATTGAAGATGTAGGAACTGCACACATATATAACTTGCTATATTATAAGCTTTTGGCATCCTACATTGCTTTTCAGAACATGCCCAGGAAAATCGATGG TTGGACGTGA
- the PIG-H gene encoding uncharacterized protein PIG-H isoform X1 has product MEPQVTIHRYYSRQAKYEGAVDADLELCIKHCGGDVVRIELVNRQHGIQLQRKLRRLLLLLFLAIAYFVGVCGLEDRKFGILQPRILYPLVTCVSVAILMLRSTLNLVQAERLFYSWDMALQTETVRSFGRESVLCVQRGHIQDIVLNEVIEDLDVKYMLILRTKGSQFKKRPIVPLFNSQSPSFECLQHAYRVLHGYWLNSTTDRSEQSYSKDKQSMVKS; this is encoded by the exons ATGGAACCCCAAGTAACGATCCACAGATATTACAGCCGGCAAGCCAAGTATGAGGGAGCCGTGGACGCCGATTTGGAGCTGTGCATCAAGCACTGTGGCGGCGATGTGGTGCGCATCGAGTTGGTGAACCGACAGCATGGAATCCAGCTGCAGCGCAAGTTGcgccggctgctgctgctcctcttcCTGGCCATCGCTTACTTTGTCGGAGTCTGCGGATTGGAGGACAGAAAGTTTGGCATCCTGCAGCCCAGAATCCTGTACCCACTGGTTACTTGTGTTTCCGTGGCCATCCTGATGCTCCGTTCCACCCTGAATTTGGTGCAGGCGGAGCGGCTGTTCTACAGCTGGGACATGGCGCTGCAGACGGAGACGGTGCGGTCCTTCGGCAGGGAGTCCGTCCTCTGCGTCCAGCGAGGACACATCCAGGACATAGTGCTAAACGAAGTCATTGAAGAT TTGGACGTGAAGTATATGCTGATATTACGAACGAAAGGGAGCCAGTTCAAAAAGCGGCCCATTGTACCCCTTTTCAAT aGCCAATCGCCATCCTTCGAGTGCCTGCAGCACGCATATCGCGTCCTGCATGGATATTGGCTGAACAGCACCACGGATCGATCGGAGCAGTCCTACAGCAAGGACAAGCAGTCCATGGTAAAGTCGTAG
- the LOC108064382 gene encoding gamma-interferon-inducible lysosomal thiol reductase isoform X1 codes for MNRLTVNLILTFVVSFVIWQTFTYHSILEKICGEIRQQLKKQLHVTLLYESLCPDSRNFMHQLGPVYEEFQDYLDILLVPFGKSQSERNGAIFHCQHGPAECKGNRLQSCVINSTGNQAAQVKFVVCQMLAPDYSRIDQCANEAGLLTDVVHCLSSETGTKLQLQAELVTKQYSPSFIPTIVYNGVFDQQLQDHSLRDFRGTVCYLLRQQNLLPSSSTICQ; via the exons ATGAACAGACTTACTGTGAATTTAATCTTAACTTTTGTGGTGTCCTTTGTAATATGGCAGACCTTTACGTATCATTCGATTCTAGAAAAAATATGCGGCGAAATTAGACAACAGCTCAAGAAACAG CTCCACGTAACGCTGCTCTACGAGTCCTTGTGTCCGGACAGCAGAAACTTCATGCACCAGCTGGGACCCGTTTACGAGGAGTTCCAGGACTACCTTGACATCTTACTAGTGCCCTTTGGCAAATCCCAGTCGGAGCGGAATGGAGCCATCTTCCACTGCCAGCACGGACCGGCCGAGTGCAAGGGCAATCGCCTCCAGAGTTGCGTCATCAACAGCACCGGAAACCAGGCGGCCCAGGTGAAATTCGTGGTTTGCCAGATGCTGGCTCCGGATTACTCCCGCATCGATCAG TGTGCCAATGAGGCGGGCCTGCTCACCGATGTTGTCCACTGCCTGTCCAGCGAGACGGGCACCAAATTGCAGCTGCAGGCGGAGCTGGTGACCAAACAGTACAGCCCGAGCTTCATTCCCACCATCGTCTACAATGGC GTCTTCGATCAGCAGCTGCAGGACCATTCGCTGCGCGATTTCCGCGGCACGGTTTGCTATTTGTTGCGTCAACAAAACTTgctgcccagcagcagcacaatCTGCCAGTAG
- the LOC108064370 gene encoding uncharacterized protein isoform X2, producing the protein MAASNSNTKSPMEHHSEGCDEVDFIKTTHNNNNDYEDLVGVSQAVINTKATAAAAATPAAATSAATTATPNNEPNSNTLKKAKERRTLFHFGSSSSSKKLSQSKSQDSQEKDNASSPAAPLPPVPIGTPPRQHKFVKSNSLARLLGNTYNAKKFEKQEQKRLASSGGSEGGKFNTYSGRRGRGGPYLERFKRVSKEDGDVAGEDDTVRVTNVITLTTDSRDLLYGSRQEHVGRTGGHDVQHDQLSSKAIRTLTRSLGKLWRRTHSVDISTPDPEFKVSYLGNVLTGWAKGEGCVEKQLNTLWRNYTQHSKPDVIMRLKVCASGLKATTRQHGLTEYWAHRITYCCAPKNYPRVFCWIYRHEGRKLKHELRCHAVLCSKEKIAQDICDTLRENLDSALREFKREKILKQNARLSLANAVYDNPSLPRRKIMLSVGGNNYRPPLERSKSAPKLMAIEEAIGEEEGDEIEDTNEPEMMPCCQKDSLYPAMTLGRRRCRRGHSIRRTGKIQSSSPCCSSHMAKELPQEEKAKKMASVSSPANDGSDSDDFEKLLKFDTTLSNELLPYFDMQLHKNSSQSMVSLSDLKEEEDGEPLSLLPTINSDPSADPEADYNAEDHEVPAARRSGVCSDGEEDFLDDADDHYFRHAAMLTMLHRSSMRKMRVGDQASLKYRHQAQSSISSNASSSTTASTSAAAAGGGSNQQGLASPDSDEGSISSGCETASTVTNANHEEFNGKRENEPSQLDRSPDLELEQAQVLEQMMIYQRLEQQLRNNSGGDATNYSSSSSITLKRSNSGSDELELDKQESREHPDEGSDSDESGYVEFQEKERPGQQPLISEASVTLAKIATVKPQIPPKPAPRRSLTGASVGGQAAGKAPGTAV; encoded by the exons ATGGCagccagcaacagcaacaccaaatCCCCAATGGAGCATCATTCCGAGGGTTGTGATGAGGTTGACTTTATAAAGACCAcgcacaacaataacaacgatTATGAGGATTTAGTTGGCGTGAGTCAAGCGGTGATAAACACCaaagcaacagcagcggcagcagcaacaccagcagcagcaacatcagcagcaacaacagcaacaccaaacAACGAACCAAACAGCAACACCCTGAAAAAGGCCAAGGAGCGTCGCACCCTCTTTCAtttcggcagcagcagcagcagcaagaagCTGAGTCAGAGCAAGTCACAAGATAGCCAGGAGAAGGATAATGCCTCATCTCCTGCTGCTCCCCTGCCGCCGGTGCCCATTGGAACACCGCCGCGACAGCACAAGTTCGTGAAGAGCAACAGCTTGGCCAGGTTGCTGGGCAACACGTACAATGCCAAGAAGTTCGAGAAGCAGGAGCAGAAGCGTCTGGCCTCGTCCGGCGGTTCGGAGGGCGGCAAGTTCAACACGTACAGCGGGAGGCGTGGTCGAGGGGGTCCCTATCTGGAGCGTTTCAAGCGGGTGTCCAAGGAGGATGGCGATGTGGCCGGCGAGGATGACACGGTGAGGGTGACGAATGTCATAACCCTAACCACGGATTCGCGGGATCTGCTCTACGGCAGCCGGCAAGAGCATGTGGGTCGCACTGGCGGTCATGACGTTCAGCACGATCAACTCAGCTCCAAGGCCATTCGCACGTTAACGAGGAGCTTGGGAAAACTCTGGAGGCGCACGCACAGCGTGGATATCAGCACACCGGATCCGGAGTTCAAGGTGTCCTACCTGGGGAATGTCCTAACCGGCTGGGCCAAGG GTGAGGGTTGTGTGGAAAAGCAGCTGAACACCCTGTGGCGTAACTACACCCAGCACTCCAAGCCGGACGTGATCATGCGACTGAAGGTGTGTGCCTCCGGGCTGAAGGCCACCACCCGGCAGCACGGCCTTACGGAGTACTGGGCGCATAGGATCACCTACTGCTGCGCACCGAAGAACTATCCGCGGGTCTTCTGCTGGATCTATCGCCACGAGGGCAGGAAGCTGAAGCACGAGCTCCGCTGCCATGCGGTGCTCTGCAGCAAGGAGAAGATTGCCCAGGACATTTGCGATACCCTGAGG GAAAACCTGGACAGCGCTTTGCGGGAATTTAAGCGTGAGAAAATTCTTAAGCAAAACGCTCGCTTGAGTTTGGCCAACGCCGTCTACGACAACCCGAGCTTGCCGCGCCGCAAGATCATGCTGAGTGTTGGCGGCAACAACTACCGACCGCCGCTGGAGCGCTCCAAGTCGGCGCCCAAGCTGATGGCCATCGAGGAGGCCATTGGCGAGGAGGAGGGCGACGAGATCGAGGACACCAATGAGCCGGAGATGATGCCCTGCTGTCAGAAGGACTCCCTCTATCCGGCGATGACTTTGGGCAGGCGCCGTTGTCGTCGCGGTCACTCGATTCGGCGAACGGGCAAGATTCAGTCCTCCTCGCCCTGCTGCAGTTCGCACATGGCCAAGGAGCTGCCCCAGGAGGAGAAGGCCAAGAAGATGGCTTCTGTGAGCAGTCCAGCCAACGATGGCTCCGATTCGGATGACTTTGAGAAGCTGCTGAAGTTCGACACGACTCTGAGCAACGAGCTGTTGCCCTACTTCGATATGCAGCTCCACAAGAACAGCAGCCAGAGCATGGTGAGCCTCAGCGAtctgaaggaggaggaggacggcGAGCCGCTGAGCCTGCTGCCCACGATCAACAGCGATCCCAGCGCCGATCCGGAGGCGGATTACAATGCCGAGGATCACGAGGTGCCCGCCGCCCGTCGCAGTGGCGTCTGCAGCGACGGAGAGGAGGACTTCCTGGACGATGCGGACGACCATTACTTCCGGCATGCGGCCATGCTGACCATGCTGCACCGCAGTTCGATGCGGAAGATGAGGGTGGGCGATCAGGCGAGCCTCAAGTACCGCCACCAGGCGCAGTCATCGATCTCCTCGAATGCGTCGAGCTCGACGACGGCCAGCActtcggcggcggcggcgggcgGGGGATCCAACCAACAGGGTCTGGCCAGTCCGGACAGCGACGAGGGATCCATATCGAGCGGCTGCGAGACGGCCAGCACAGTCACGAATGCCAATCACGAGGAATTCAACGGCAAGCGGGAAAACGAGCCCAGCCAGCTAGATCGATCGCCGGATTTGGAGCTGGAACAGGCGCAGGTGCTGGAGCAGATGATGATCTACCAAAGactggagcagcagctgcgCAACAACAGCGGCGGCGATGCCACGAACTACAGCAGCTCCAGCAGCATCACGCTGAAGCGCAGCAATTCCGGCAGCGATGAACTCGAGCTAGACAAGCAGGAGAGCAGGGAGCATCCGGATGAGGGCTCCGACAGCGACGAGAGCGGCTATGTGGAGTTCCAGGAGAAGGAGCGACCGGGTCAGCAGCCGCTCATCAGCGAGGCCAGCGTAACTCTGGCCAAGATTGCGACCGTAAAGCCACAGATTCCACCAAAGCCGGCTCCACGTCGCTCGCTCACCGGCGCTTCGGTGGGCGGACAAGCCGCTGGCAAGGCACCGGGCACCGCCGTCTGA